A region of the Mangifera indica cultivar Alphonso chromosome 10, CATAS_Mindica_2.1, whole genome shotgun sequence genome:
tttttaaaaggccaaacgactatttcccacccaaggtttagcattttctcaaatgtcccccctttaactatggaaacactaaacacccacccatgaccggttagatttaacagaaccctaacgcctaaaaatttaatctcatttttccccctaaaagtttaaaaactaacattttttccctaagctaagtttgaaaagattgcattttccctcctagggtttgtttccaaacccttccaatttccaaacccttcttCGTCGCTTTCTCCGACGCCATCAacgaccgtcttcccctcccaacgGTTTATCTTTTACCGACGACccctctcaactcgacctcaacgCTTCCGATGCAGAGAGAAGCCGTCTAGAAAGAGAAATAGTCTTCTCAgatgacgaagacgagatcgatcgatctcgtcttcgtcgtctgggaagacgattgtcttcccagatgaagacaactcgtcttcccagaggacgacgagtcgtctcgtcgtcttgtcttcgtatgggaagacgtcgtcttcccagacgacgacgacgactgggaagacgaagaacttcatcttccccgatgaagttcttcgtcttccacagcttctccgactccgattggaagtccaaatggaaggaaagagatctccgaaaggtgaggatgcttcaggagggagagaccgtcgacaatggagccggagacccTCGacaatgcttcgggagggtgaaactgcgattttttaaaacttaggctgggggaattttagtttttaaagtttaggggggcaaaatgtattctattttagtttatttttaatattctaaagaaaatgatgattttacccttatcaccattagagttttgttaaatctaaccggtcatgggtgggtgtttggtgtttccataattaaaagggaaacatttgaaaaaacgctaaaccttgggtggtttatagtcgtttggccttttttaaattttatatgtgtatattagCTTGactttaaaacttgggtgggacaataaatttacaaataacTCCGATGAAATCTTCGTAGATTTGAAATTTCTAGACAAGACTAGTCTTGATTTCGATCTCGTGATCTGACTTAGCCTCTTCTTGTCCATGTGTCCCACCACATACTTTCTTTATCCATATAATATTCTGTTTTAAATGAggttaaactaataatttcatttagcgaacacataaaattatgcgtacCATCCACCCGTAATTATGGCAAAAGTCGTGGGCACTGTTCCTAGGTTTCTCTTTTATTTACCAATTTGCCCTTTTCTTCAATTTATGTATTCTTGGTATGATTTATGGTCTTTAATAATCTTTATCGATACCACTACTTTAAGTTGATcatgattgattaattaattattgaagtATCAAGATTACTTAACATCACTTTATCTCCATGCACATCAATGATCTATGTATGCATAAATGCctgttttttatatgaataaaggCAAATTTTAGACGTGAAATGAGAATAAAACTGatgaagtattaaaatttttaagataaaagttTAGATTTGAGTCTCTGTCACGTTTATAAAATCTTGACTTATCTGGTATACTAATTATGAATCTGATCattatattttaggtttatccatctaataaatatgtttgattctatCATCACATCTCAGGTTTACCTattcaacaaatatatttataaaactttgacttacttgatatataattatggATTTGATCACTGTACTTTAAATTTACctatctaacaaaaaaaaaataagttttgatttattcaatataattgatttccgattaaaaataaggataaattttaatttattcaatataattaattttattttaaaggaaTAATCAGATTCGGACGagttttttattaccaaaaaagaaaaaagacaaattttggTTATACTGGTtatattgtaaattttgttgatattaaatatgttattaattgaCAACAATCTATAGAAACTGTGactaaaaatgttatttatcaaTTGATCgtttaaaaaaacaatgaaagtaTTAGCAATTAGAGATAATGAGGAACACTTCATACAACAATATATCTTATCAATATCTACGAAATCTCTATTCatcttatatttacaaaagaaaaaacaataatctTTTATCAAATCGAAATCAtcatactaatataattatcatgttCTTGTACATTTAAAACAAAAGTAAATACAATAACCACAGGTAACTCCACTTCTCTGTCCAAAGACCACCAATGagatagaaatataaaaaaattgatgcaTAGAGGAAAAAAATccaagaaataaattatttcaccTTAAAATTCTATAGACATCATCTTTGGGTTATCATCAGTATATAACTCCATCAAAacactttttttataaataaataatataatcgtgaacataaaatttaagataacgaggtgaattacatttaaaaactgaattaataacaaaatttacaattatatttttatatttatctattcatgaAAATTGTAATAACTATGAAATAAAACTCTTGGTAAATTACTCCATCAATTAATCACCactcaataattattaactaatcctctaaaaaaaatatctaattagattacaaaaaaaataataccctTTATAGTTAATGAtgtaagaggaaaaaaaactaTCATAAGAGTGAAGAAAAATTGTGTTCTATGTTACAAATGAggtaagaaattaataataaaaatactttagaatGTTGCCTTGAATGtgaaaattcttatatttttaatctctttgttGACAATTTCTCATCACAGATCCGCCTTTAATGTTCCTGAACCTTACAgctttaatcttttttttttgtaatattttatgttatctcTTTAGACAAACAATGAGAAAGAACAGAGTTCTTTTACTATAGTTTGTATTTTTAACTTCTCTCACTCTATCTCTACAGTGTTTATGTGATCCGAAAATTCTGTGTTGTGTGCTCAAGTTTCCATTCTGCATGCAAGATTTCAGGTGGGTATTTTGAGGAGTAGCCATTGGAAGTGAAATGAAGCTCCTTTATAACCAGCTTTTGTTTTGTGTGGTTGTTTTCAAATGGTTGTGCTGTTTTACTCACAACCATTTTGTTGCAACAGAAACAAAACCACAGGTCTAGAATGAGAATTCAGCTTGTTTTGTCACTGGTTTTCTTAGTTTTGACACCTGTTTTAAGTGTCACTGATCCTGGAGATGTTGATATCCTGAACCAGTTCAAGAAGAACTTGGAGAATCCAGAGCTCTTGCAGTGGCCTGAAAATGGTGACCCTTGTGGCCCTCCAAGTTGGAAACATGTGTTCTGTGCTAATTCAAGGGTTACTCAGATTCAAGTTCAGAGTGTTGGGTTGAAAGGTCCTTTGCCTCAGAACCTGAACCAGCTTTCCAAGCTAGAAAATCTTGGTTTGCAGAAGAATCAGTTTAATGGGAAGTTGCCAAGTTTTGGGGGCTTATCAAGTCTGAAGTTTGCATATTTAGACAAGAATGAATTTGATTCCATTCCTGCAGATTTCTTTGATGGTCTTGTGAGTTTGGAGAGCTTGGCATTGGATGATAACAATTTTAATGCTACTACAGGGTGGTCTTTTCCTGAGGGGTTGAAAGATTCAGTACAATTGTCTAATCTCTCTTGTATGAATTGTAATTTGGTTGGCCATTTGCCAGATTTTCTTGGAGGGCTTTCTTCTTTGCGAAACTTGAAACTTTCAGGAAATAGTTTGTCAGGTGAAATTCCAGGGAGCTTTAAAGACTTGAACTTGGTGAATCTTTGGCTGAATGATCAGCAAGGTGGTGGACTGAGTGGTCCAACTGATGTGGTGGCCAATATTGTTTCACTTCAGACTCTTTGGCTTCATGGGAACCAGTTCATAGGAAAAATTCCAGAAAATATTGGTAATATAACTGCCTTGAAAGATCTTAATTTAAATAGTAACAAACTTGTTGGCCTTATTCCTCCAAGCTTAGCAAGTATGCCATTAGACAATTTAGATTTGAACAATAACATGTTAATGGGTCCAATCCCTGAGTTTAGTGCAAATAAGTCTTCTTTTAGTTCAAATCCATTCTGTCTACCGACTCCAGGGCCTTGCGCCCCGGAAGTTATGGCTCTTATCGAGATCCTTGATGGGTTAAATTACCCTCAGAGGCTTGTTGCTTCATGGTCTGGCAATAATCCTTGCACATGGTTTGGATTGGGTTGTGATCACAATAATAAGGTTAATGTTTTGAATTTGCCTGGTAGTAATCTTAGTGGCACACTGAGTCCTTCAGTTGCAAAGTTAGATTCTCTTACTCAGATTAGACTTCAGTCTAATAATCTTAGGGGTGCTATTCCAATGAACTGGACTAGTTTGAAATCTTTAGCATTGTTGGATCTCAGTAGAAACAACATTTCCCCTCCGCTGCCTAAATTCAGTGATTCTGTGCATCTAGTAATGGAAGGGAATCCTTTATCGAATATGAATCAGTCCAGGACAATTCCCGGAGGTAGTCCATCCAGGAGTTCAGGTTTATCTGACGACCCATCTGCTCCAACCAAAGGCTCAAATTCTGGTGCTGTAACTTCTTCAGTTGAACCAACCAAACCAAAAAGCTCCAAAAGAGCTGTTTTGGTAGCAATTGTAGCTCCGGTTGTTAGTGTTGCAGTTGTTGTTCTTCTGGCAGTTCCTCTATACACCTATTGCCGTAAGAACAGAAAAGACACCTTGCAGGCTCCAAGTTCTCTTGTAATTTACCCAAGAGATCCATCTGATTCAGATAATATGGTTAAGATTGTTGTTGCTAATGAAAGCACTTCAACAGTAACTGGGAGTGGTTCTGCTAGTATAAGCAGTAGTGGGATTGGTGACTCTCATGTCAGTGAAGCTGGAAATCTGGTAATATCAGTTCAAGTTCTTCGAAATGTGACTAAGAATTTTGCTTCAGAGAATGAGCTCGGCCGTGGAGGTTTCGGTGTAGTTTACAAGGGAGAGCTGGATGATGGAACTAAAATAGCTGTGAAAAGAATGGAAGCTGGTGTCATTAGCAGCAAAGCCCTGGATGAGTTCCAGGCTGAGATAGCTGTTCTTTCAGAGGTCCGACATCGTCACTTGGTATCTTTGTTGGGTTATTCCATTGAAGGCTACGAGAGAATTCTTGTTTATGAGTATATGCCTCAAGGAGCTCTAAGTAAGCATCTGTTCCACTGGAAGAGCTTAAACTTGGAGCCTCTCTCTTGGAAAAGGAGGCTAAATATTGCCTTAGATGTTGCCAGAGGGATGGAGTATCTTCACACTCTAGCTCACCAGAGTTTCATACATAGAGATCTTAAATCTTCAAATATCTTACTTGGGGATGATTTCAGAGCAAAAGTTTCGGACTTTGGGTTGGTGAAACTTGCTCCCGATGGTGAGAAATCTATCGTCACAAGGCTTGCTGGGACTTTCGGATACTTGGCACCAGAATATGCTGGTAACCATTTTTTTAAGTCCTCTTTTCATGTCTTAAACTGGTACTTGATATAGATAGctgttattttgtttaatatctTGACAAATATGTACGTACTGCCAGAATATGCTGGTGAGAAATCAGTAATGTTTTTAGACTTACAAGAGTAATCGCCATATGCTCCACAAAAGTATCAGAACTTTTCTAAAACAACTTAAATTGCATATACAGAAACAGGTTAACAGCCTCAGGCAATAATTCACCGAGCTTGGTAGCCAACCACATCAGAAGGATAAGAATGTCTAGatgtatttttcttaatttggtAAAATATAGGAATATTTATGTGATTATCTAATTTCCTTATCGTCCAATTTTATTTAGGATAGTATTGTACTAAAACTAACTTTCATGTTCTAATTGAATTTAGTGACAGGAAAGATCACAACAAAAGCTGATGTTTTCAGTTTTGGGGTTGTGTTAATGGAGCTCTTGACAGGATTGATGGCTCTTGATGAGGACAGGCCCGAGGAAAGCCAGTACTTGGCTGCATGGTTCTGGAACATAAAATCAGACAAAGAGAAGCTGAGGGCTGTTATTGACAGGGCCTTAGATGTGAAAGATGAAACATTTGAAAGTATCTGCACTATTGCTGAACTTGCTGGACACTGCACCACAAGGGAACCCAGTCAACGGCCAGACATGGGGCATGCCGTGAATATACTAGCACCACTTGTTGAAAAATGGAAACCATTGTATGATGATCCAGAAGATTATTGTGGCATCGATTACAGCCTACCCTTGAACCAAATGGTGAAGGACTGGCAGGAAGCTGAAGCGAAGGACATAAGTTATATGGACCTAGAAGACAGCAAAGGTAGTATCCCAACAAGACGAACTGGTGTTGCAGAATCTTTCACTTCTGCCGATGGTCGGTAAAAAAGGTATTTTGATGGCTTTCCTAGACACAATACTTCTTTCGGTAGTTGTAGATATAACATAATTCCATTCTTCCTGTTTGAGAATTCAATGTCAATATGTTGTTGTAGTGTTGATTAAGATGGAGACTTTAGATATTCTGTTGTGAGAATTTACATGCAATACTGATGTTGATAGGGAGCTCCGATGAATGAGAAGTGTTTATCAACTGTAAATTCATTCCTATATCCCGCATTGCCTCTTCATGAACTTCACAAAGTTTAACTTTTGATTGAAACATTCTGCAAGTCATATGAACTCGTCAACTTTCACCTAATTTTCCAACAGCTTTAACTGTTTTTAGTACTTTTCACCTGTAAAGCTAGGTGCTTGTTTTTTATAAGgttccttattttattttaacaagaaAAGAGAATGAAAATGTGTAGAGATTCATTTTCAGAAGTGGAGCCTAGGTCACATGTTCTCCCACCAGCTTAATTCCAAGTAAATGGGACCATTTCACCGAATCACCAGGCATTTCTTAGTAGTTACATTGGGCAGAGGGCAATTGATCTTGGCATTATCACATTATGCTTTCTGATATGTCGTTAGTGGGACTACCTTATTTTTAATGACTAAAATGCCACTCCTACGTGGATAGGATAGTGGGTTGTATCATCTAGGGTTTAATGTGACccattatgtatacttattagTAGGTTGGGTTGATCCATTAAAAATGACATGTTTACGGCGTGACCCAACCCCCCTGAGCTTTGCTGGGTCAGGCCTTAGTAGGCTTTTGCGGTCCAACTTGCCAAACAATTTTTGaatgtattattaattatttaaaattaata
Encoded here:
- the LOC123227606 gene encoding receptor-like kinase TMK3, giving the protein MRIQLVLSLVFLVLTPVLSVTDPGDVDILNQFKKNLENPELLQWPENGDPCGPPSWKHVFCANSRVTQIQVQSVGLKGPLPQNLNQLSKLENLGLQKNQFNGKLPSFGGLSSLKFAYLDKNEFDSIPADFFDGLVSLESLALDDNNFNATTGWSFPEGLKDSVQLSNLSCMNCNLVGHLPDFLGGLSSLRNLKLSGNSLSGEIPGSFKDLNLVNLWLNDQQGGGLSGPTDVVANIVSLQTLWLHGNQFIGKIPENIGNITALKDLNLNSNKLVGLIPPSLASMPLDNLDLNNNMLMGPIPEFSANKSSFSSNPFCLPTPGPCAPEVMALIEILDGLNYPQRLVASWSGNNPCTWFGLGCDHNNKVNVLNLPGSNLSGTLSPSVAKLDSLTQIRLQSNNLRGAIPMNWTSLKSLALLDLSRNNISPPLPKFSDSVHLVMEGNPLSNMNQSRTIPGGSPSRSSGLSDDPSAPTKGSNSGAVTSSVEPTKPKSSKRAVLVAIVAPVVSVAVVVLLAVPLYTYCRKNRKDTLQAPSSLVIYPRDPSDSDNMVKIVVANESTSTVTGSGSASISSSGIGDSHVSEAGNLVISVQVLRNVTKNFASENELGRGGFGVVYKGELDDGTKIAVKRMEAGVISSKALDEFQAEIAVLSEVRHRHLVSLLGYSIEGYERILVYEYMPQGALSKHLFHWKSLNLEPLSWKRRLNIALDVARGMEYLHTLAHQSFIHRDLKSSNILLGDDFRAKVSDFGLVKLAPDGEKSIVTRLAGTFGYLAPEYAVTGKITTKADVFSFGVVLMELLTGLMALDEDRPEESQYLAAWFWNIKSDKEKLRAVIDRALDVKDETFESICTIAELAGHCTTREPSQRPDMGHAVNILAPLVEKWKPLYDDPEDYCGIDYSLPLNQMVKDWQEAEAKDISYMDLEDSKGSIPTRRTGVAESFTSADGR